The following nucleotide sequence is from uncultured Draconibacterium sp..
TATTCATCTCATGTTTGAATTTAGGTGATTAATATAAAAAGTGTTTGTTATTTTATGTTGTTGTGGAGCTTTTGTGTGCTCATAATTTATCGGGACATTTAGTTAATACATTAAAATTAAAGCTTCTGATAACGAAAATCAAGAATACCTAACATGTTACCTAACATATTTTGTTTATGGTAAATAAACCGATACCCACTGCATGGCTATTTCCAGTATAAATAAAAAATATACACCCATAGCTGTTGCATTTTCTGCTTTGCTGAAAAACTTCGACGGGTAAGACCATACCATTGTGCACTAGTCAAAAAACTCTGCTCATGAATAAAGGTGTTGGCTAACCTGTATAAAAAGTTCGGCAATGTTGTAAAGTGCTTGGCTACCACACCAAAAAACAAAAATAAACCCACAAACACCTTGTTAACCACATCGAAATAATTCTATGCTTTGTAAAACCGCGAGGTTACCCCGCCGAAAAACTTCGGCAAGCAAAAAAACACTTTTGCTACCCTGCCGAAAAAGTTCGGCAGGCCCAAAATGAATTAAGCCCGCCGTAGAACCTATATACAAAATACCGGGAAATCAATTATTTAAAGTGGTTTACAACCTTTAAACCGTAAACACTGGTTTGTGCACAAAAAAACTCCTCTCCCGGCTGTGTAGTAACATTAACATTGTGGTATGGCCAAGCTGCTACACCCGGCAGAGGAGATAAAATCTGTTTCGGTATTTCAATGTTTCTTTATGATGTTACTAAATTAACCTCCTGCAACATACGGTAAAACAAAAACTCACTTAAATACAGTAGTAGAAAACCTTAATTCTGGGTTAAGCAAAATTAGCTGTGTTACCCGAAAACTACAGCACTCCCACCTTTAATTGGGCGGATAGTAAAGAACGCTGCTGCTCTTCCGGGTTAAAAAACCTTATTAAAAATCAGTGCTTTACCTCTTTTTTATCCGGCTATTTTTGTTTAATTTTTGCCTCCATTGTTTACAACAAAAAAGGGTACTGTTAAAATGAACAATCTAACCGATACTAAAACGGCCCACTTCCACCGTATCATCGACACTTTAAAAGCCATTAATAAAATAATGGTTGACGAAAAGGAAATTAACCCGCTGATAAAAAAAACCTGCGAGGTGCTTACACATACCCGTGGCTACTATTTCTGCTGGATTGGACTTTTTGATAAAAACAACAAGCTGCACCATATTGAAAGTGCAGGACGCCTAAAAGGCTTTGAGGACATAAAAAAAGATTTGCTAAAAAATAATATCCCCGAAAATCTTCAATTGGCGGTTAAAAACCAACAATTTATGCAGTTGGATGCGCAACGCCACGATTGTCCGATGGCCAAAAACGACGAGGATTTTACCTGGTTTGTTGCCCCATTACAAATTAATGCCAACCAATACGGCATTATGTGTGCAGCCGTACCTGTTGACGATGCCCAACACCCCAAAGAAGCCGAAAACTATAACGACATTGCCAAAAACATTGGTTTTGCCATAAACAGCATACAAGAAAAAAACGATATGGCCTGGCTGTTGGCCACATCAACCGATGGTATTATTACATTCGACCTTGATTTAAATGTGGTATCGGTTAACAAGCGCTTTTGCGAGCTTTTTGGCTGTAACGAGGAAGATATTGTTGGGCAAACCATACCCGATTTAGTTAAAAACAACATTAATAAAAAAACACACAAACATTTATATACCGGGTTAAGCCAAACTGCAAATGGGCACGATATTAAAAAACTGGATTTTGCTTTAAACGGAAAAATATTTCGTGTAGAAACACACGTATACGAACTAAAGAACTACCGCATTGCCCGCATACAAGATGTTACCCGCGAGCAAACTGAAAAAAACATACTGCAAAAAAGCGAAACCAAATACAAAAACCTGGTTGAGGGCCTTAACGATGCCCTTTTTATATTGCAAGATGGAGTTGTTAAATTTGTAAACCCTGCCTTATGTCGCATGTCGGGCTATACCGAAAAGGAACTGTTACATAAACCATTCACCAATTTTATTGCCCAACCGGAAATTGAAAAGGTTCAGGAAAGGCATATAAAACGACTAAGGGGCGAAAAGGTTGAACCCATTTACCAATCGGCAGCAGTAAACAAACAAGGCAAAGAAATACCTGTTGAAGTTACAGTTATTCCCGTTGAATTTGAAGACAGACCTGCCCACCAAATTATACTGCACGATATTACTATTAGGCAAAATATGCTGCAAAAGCTTATAGAAAGTGAAGAACGTTATCGCTTTTTGGCCGAATCGGGTTTCGAGGGAATTCTTATTCATAAAAACGGAACCGTAGTAGATGTGAACGAGGCAATGACCAAACTCTCGGGTTACTCAAAAAAAGAGATTGTTGGGCAAAATATATTCCAGTTTCTTAATTCGGGAGAAGATGCAGAACAGATACAACACCATATGGCAAGTAACAGCAATGTGCCCTACATTGTTAAAGCCGTTACCAAAGCCGGAAAACTGGTATACATTGAAATTGAAAGTAAAACCATACAATACAATGGCGAGGAAGTGCGTATAGCGGGCGTAAAAAATATTACCGACCGACAAGAACTTAACCAAAAACTACGCGAAACAAAAAACAGCCTGAATAACCTGTTGAACAACCTGCCCGGAATGGCCTACACCTGCCTGAATAAAAAAAGCTGGGAAATGGTATTTATGAGTGAAGGTTGTACGGTGTTAACCGGATACTCGCCCAACGAATTTATAAACAACCGGAAACTAAGCTATGCCGATATTATTCACCCGGCCTACCGCGAGCAAATATGGGATAAAGTGCAGCAAGCTATTTTAAACAATAAATCGTTTGAAATGGAATACCCAATTATCTGCAAAAACGGCCAGGAAAAATGGGTTTGGGAGCGCGGCCGTAAAACAACACAAAACAACCAGGAGGTTCTTGAAGGATTTATATCTGACATTACCGAACGCAAAAAAGCCGCCAGGGCATTTATAAAATCGCAAACCAAATACCGCACATTGTTTAATGCCATTAACGATGCGGTTGTTATACAGGATTACGAAAAAGAAGGTTTACCAATTGTTGAGGCAAACAACCACGCTTTCCACTTGTATGGCTATAAACGCGAAGAGTTGCTACAAAAAAACTTTGAAGAGCTATCTGTTTCGTACACCGCCGACCTGGAAAACAATGCCGAAGAAATTTACGAAACCCAGCACAAAAAAGCTGATGGAAGCATCATTCCGGTTGAGGTGAATTCCAGCATCTTTAAAATTGGTAACGAGCGAATGGTTATGTCGATGATTCGCGACATCAGTCAACGAAAAAATGCAGAGAAGAAACTCTCCGACTCGGAACACTTGTTGGAAACAATATTACAAAGTATGCCCAGTGGTTTTGTAATGATTGATGAAAAAAGTCGTATAAGGCGAGTAAACGAACAAACCTGCCAAATAACCGGCTACCGGCGCGACGAACTGGAAGGCCAAAGGTGCAACTTAATTTGCCCAATGGCACAAGGAGTAAACCAGTGCCCCATTTGCAAAGAAAAGCTGGAATCGGTTACAGGAATAGACACCTTTATAAAGTGTAATGGCGACTCGAAAACTGCCGTGCTTAAAAATGTTCAATCAATTGTTATTAATGGTGAGAAATTCATTCTCGAAAGTTTTCAGGATGTTACGCAGTGGAAAGTTGCTGAGCAACAACTGATACAAGCCAAAATACATGCACAGGAAAGCGAACAAAAATTTTCCGCTTTTATGGACTCCCTGCCCGGATCGGCATTTATTAAAGACCGCGAATTAAACTTCCAGTACGTAAACCGTTTTATGGAACGTAATATGGATGCCGGACAGTGGATAGGTAAAAACACAAGAGATGTATTCCATCCTGACTTGGTGAAAAGAATTATAAAAGATGATGAACTGGCATTTTTACAAGGCCGACATAAGTACGAAGATAAGTTTCCGGTAAACGGACGAGGAATGCGCGATTTCCTAACCTATAAATTTACCATTGGTGAAGATAAGAAGCTACTGGGCGGAATTTCGATTGACATTACTGAACGTAAAATGCTGGAAAGTAGGAACACCATGCTTTCAAAAGCTATTGAGGCAAGCCCGGTTAGTGTGGTAATTACCGATATTAAAGGCAATATCGAGTATGTAAATCCTTTCTTTGAAGAAAAAACCGGTTATACCTTAAAAGAAGTTATTGGTGGTAATCCACGAATATTAAAATCGGGGAAACAACCCAAACAC
It contains:
- a CDS encoding PAS domain S-box protein, which produces MNNLTDTKTAHFHRIIDTLKAINKIMVDEKEINPLIKKTCEVLTHTRGYYFCWIGLFDKNNKLHHIESAGRLKGFEDIKKDLLKNNIPENLQLAVKNQQFMQLDAQRHDCPMAKNDEDFTWFVAPLQINANQYGIMCAAVPVDDAQHPKEAENYNDIAKNIGFAINSIQEKNDMAWLLATSTDGIITFDLDLNVVSVNKRFCELFGCNEEDIVGQTIPDLVKNNINKKTHKHLYTGLSQTANGHDIKKLDFALNGKIFRVETHVYELKNYRIARIQDVTREQTEKNILQKSETKYKNLVEGLNDALFILQDGVVKFVNPALCRMSGYTEKELLHKPFTNFIAQPEIEKVQERHIKRLRGEKVEPIYQSAAVNKQGKEIPVEVTVIPVEFEDRPAHQIILHDITIRQNMLQKLIESEERYRFLAESGFEGILIHKNGTVVDVNEAMTKLSGYSKKEIVGQNIFQFLNSGEDAEQIQHHMASNSNVPYIVKAVTKAGKLVYIEIESKTIQYNGEEVRIAGVKNITDRQELNQKLRETKNSLNNLLNNLPGMAYTCLNKKSWEMVFMSEGCTVLTGYSPNEFINNRKLSYADIIHPAYREQIWDKVQQAILNNKSFEMEYPIICKNGQEKWVWERGRKTTQNNQEVLEGFISDITERKKAARAFIKSQTKYRTLFNAINDAVVIQDYEKEGLPIVEANNHAFHLYGYKREELLQKNFEELSVSYTADLENNAEEIYETQHKKADGSIIPVEVNSSIFKIGNERMVMSMIRDISQRKNAEKKLSDSEHLLETILQSMPSGFVMIDEKSRIRRVNEQTCQITGYRRDELEGQRCNLICPMAQGVNQCPICKEKLESVTGIDTFIKCNGDSKTAVLKNVQSIVINGEKFILESFQDVTQWKVAEQQLIQAKIHAQESEQKFSAFMDSLPGSAFIKDRELNFQYVNRFMERNMDAGQWIGKNTRDVFHPDLVKRIIKDDELAFLQGRHKYEDKFPVNGRGMRDFLTYKFTIGEDKKLLGGISIDITERKMLESRNTMLSKAIEASPVSVVITDIKGNIEYVNPFFEEKTGYTLKEVIGGNPRILKSGKQPKHYYEHMWNTILNGKIWHGEFQNKKRNGEIYWEKGIISPVTNGNGEIAHFIAIKEDITQQRQILLDLKKAKEEAEQSDKLKSAFLANMSHEIRTPMNGIMGFTELLKDPSLNGEQQKEFISIIQKSGDRMLSTINDIIDISKIESNLVTVDLATFELKTFLTEIQLFFEPEIDKKQLFLDFINAKDPDSPKIESDPVKLNSIITNLIKNAIKFTKKGGISFGYQFIDNTIQFIVKDTGIGIPKDRQEAIFERFVQADIADSRVYEGSGLGLAISKSYTEMLGGTIRLESEENEGTTFYINFPYNIPPKLTVPIEEMLVKPHDLPGDLTVLIAEDDPVSIELLKIILHDKSKKILIAENGKDAIEMVKQNPDIDLIMMDIKMPVMDGFEATEKIRDFNKDVKIVAQTAFAQEQDALKAFQSGCNNYITKPINASDLFAIINNLFSS